From Cydia strobilella chromosome 3, ilCydStro3.1, whole genome shotgun sequence:
GAAAACATGAATCACTAAGTTGACCACATATTTTGCAAAAACTAGTTACTCATTAGGAAAACATTTAagggtatatataatatatagaggTACCTATTGTCTTTTCAACGGAAGGGAATTTATCCGAATGAATGATTGAAGACACAATGAGTTTATGACAAAATGCAGCTATAAAAGACAAATAGGAACTTAGATTAGCGCCGGCTTCATGGAGCAACCGTTTACAAATGCCCTCACCCTCGAATGGGTTCATTCTTGCTAGTCAACAAATTCCGGAATGTTAATAGTCAAGCCGATCGGTACTTAGTAGGGCAACCTTTACATTCTCGGCCCAATGCTTCAGGAAGTAAACATCTGGTATTACAACACCCGCCGTCAACGTCCGGGCGAATTAGCTCTATCTGGGCCGGTAACGGCACCTAAAGTCTACCTACCCAGTAGCGTACCAATATACTCGACAAGACAATCATGGTCAACAAGCGGTAACCAACTATATTGCACAGTGTGTCGTTCCGATATTCCGAATGACTAGTAAGAACAACCAAAAATTTACAGACTAGGACCAGGACCAGGAAATCGTAAACAACTTAATTATTAAGCGGAAGAGACTGCTGCTACTGAGAAAACTACATTGACCTGCCTAGTTTTAATGAAATCTCAACCAACGAACACTTGATAGATATAGGATAACTATAAGCAAAGTGACGCAAATCGCTAGAAACTTCCGTAATTGAATGATTATGTGAATCATACACGCAAACCAGAGGTAAAAGATATAACGTCaacagtatttttatattgtgaAGCACTGTAATGATTAGATAACATGACCGTGTTTCACGCCAGGATGTGTAAAAATCACGTATGTGTATGAGATTGCAACTCAAGTAGGTACTGAGGAGTGTTGTAAAAACTGAGGATGATTGCGCATACCGAACTTCATGGTCCAACAGATGCCACAGTTTATCGACACCCGCCTCACTCCTCGATTGCTACAAGTCCCGTTACCTTCGCAACACTATTCGGCCCAGTGATCAACAAACAATCTACAATCGTTTTAGCGAGTCGAAACAAGCGAGAATCGTTAGATGGCCCTTAATATGTTTATAGCCGCTATTACTCCGTAGGTTAAATTATGGACCGCAACAATGCTATGCCAGTCAGTTGTGCACGACACGCGATTTGAAATCGGCGATAGTGCACAGTTGAGCGCCCACGTGCTATGTGACAATCGCAACAAAAACTCTGCGATTCTTACTTTGATACCGTCTAAACACCTAAATTaagcataattattattaataattttggcGTAAATACGACTTTCGTATGAAATCGATATAAAAAGGTACCtaatttaaatcatattattaaataggtaggtatttttgcaACAAAATATAGCCCTTGTGTGGAACTGTAATACCATATGTTAATAGGGAGTGCCTATGCCtaagatttgtttttatagGTATCCAGATTccagatactaaaaacagacAGTTTGATTGATTAGCCAATCTACTACCGAATATGCTCCTATCCTACTATCACTAGTACAAAAACAGAGTGAGGTGGTAGGtactaaatttatttatttagttgattgtcatatttattgattttatttctgaGATTTTTCTCACTGATTTTGTCTCATTGATTTGAAATGTGTCATTTTTAGTGCGCCTGCCACATTATTTCTCTGCCACCTTGGTGCGGTTATCATAATAATATGGACTATTTGATAAACTAACAAGAAACAACATTATAACACAGATTCAAGTTGTTAAAATGATGACCAAGCCAAATTTACAGATTAATGTATAAACTTTATCTacataaggtaaaaaaaataggttaccTTTGTGTCCGATGAATAAAACTTTTTGTGTAATCTCCCacttaaaacttttatttatagatACTTTGTTATATGTATTATCACAAATCCTGGTAGACTTTTAAAACACAATCACGCAACTGACAAATCTTACTGTATTTTCTTGATTACTGATTTCTcatttaaacataatttacacaataaaacacTATCTGTGACTCGACTTAGGTGTAATgggtttttcatcacactccaCTCTACACAATCTTAATAGTTTATTGCATATTTGGATGGCTTTTTAATTCTCTAAACTGTCCATGTCCTTTGACATCATTAATCTCATGAAATTATATACAAAGTTTGCtaatttactttaattaattgtaatctTTCAAATGACACAGCTTCTGCTTGCGTCTGACATTTGATAAAAGAAACTTAACTTTTTAAACATGATGATTTAAAGAAGTGTGATCCAATAAGGATACTTTCTTCATCAAATGCGAAAATGGTTATTGCGGGAGTATCTACAAGTACTAAAGTATGAAAATATAAGATAAAGCACCTCGATTGGACAATGGTATGTATCAAAGATATTAACAACGTGATATGACGCACATCGCGGCCGGCTCGGTGCCGGCGGGCCTGCTCGGCGCCCCGGCGCTCCGGCGCGGGCCGCGGGCGCCCCGGCTCGGGCTGCGGGCGCTCCGGCACCGGCCGCGGCCACCCGGACACCGCCGCGGGCGGGCGCCACACGCTCTCCCGCCTCGCCGAGCCCTTGCAGTCTTACGAGAAATAAATGCCACATTACACTAGATATTAAAGCACTGTACAACAACAAtaagttttcttttctttttcagggCTAACGTTCATTTCGCGCACGATTTCCGCGAACATTTCGTTGACGTTGGTGCGGCTCTTGGCGGAGGCCTCGACGAAGGGGCAGCCCCACAtctgcgccagcgccgcgccctCGGGCTGCGCCACCTCGCGCTGGTGCTCCAGGTCCGCCTTGTTGCCCACCAGCAAAATGGGCACTCGTTCTGAACCCTTCACGCGCGTTATCAATTCCTTCATAGGCTTGATGTCTTGAAATGTTTGATGATTCGTTAATGAATATACTACAACGAATCCTTGGCCGTTTTTAATGTAGAGATCCCGCATAGACGCAAACTGTTCCGTGCCCGCAGTATCCAATATTTCTAAAACACATGGTGAATTGTCCACTTCTATTTCTTTCCTATAGAAATCTTCTATCGTGGGGTCATATTTTTCCATGAAGCATCCGGACACGAACTGCACAGTCAAAGCACTCTTACCGACCCCACCCGAACCCAAAACCACAACTTTGAATTCGCGCATGATTGTGTTGTCTAAATCACACTTGCCAGACTTCAATACAACGTTTCAGAAACGTATTCACTGTGCTATAAAAATGTCATTGCTATGTTGGTTTATGACTCACTCGGATGCGATCACTGAGAAACGTTCACTTGCAGCAACTTTATTAATTGATAAACAGCAGCGCCATTTTAGTTCACAGCGTAGAAATATAGGTCCAATGGCATCGCGGTATCAAAATCACATCAGATGACGCGGAAGCAACTCAACATTTATCAAACTAACTTGCTCTCTGCTATAGCTGACTGATCGCGGCAGCAGGTTGGTCAAAGCACTGTGTTGTCTTGTTTGATTGGTGAATGGATTGCACTAACCGGAAGCCGGTAATACCAGGCACGTTTCTAATTTACCCTGTTTGTATTATTGGTACTTGTCATAAATGTGGACGATTGTGCCGTTCTGGGATCGGGTTATTTAGGTACGAGCGACGCTGTCGCTAGATAACACAATTCATAGATGCTGCTTAAATCATCTGTAGATGGACAAggcctaatgatgatgattattggtTTATTGACACGGCTCACACCACGCTCACACGCACGCTtgtagtaaaaaaacaaacttatagTGTCGCCTTTTGTGAAAAGCTTATATATTCTGGCAAACTATACTTATCGGTCATATagtggtcaaaccaaattggcagtattaaataaaaacaaagaaaactatactcatccttgggtgctagtactagtgtaagacaaagatagtataattctctctgtctatgtttgaaatgacaatgtcctttgacaaactataattttagCATAAGAAAATGACAGTACGATTCCCTCTGCCTGTGGCCAAACTATAACCTGTATATGCAGTTTCCCTCTCTTTTgatgaaaaaatgtatttataaaacgCGATTGAATGAAAAAGATCTATACAGCTTACCGTAGTGGTTTGTCAAATTGTCAATCTTATGATACCTTTATataagatatcgtaagataccaaaatacatattatagctccgtgtgtggactctgtcaaatagtacgtaaaagatattgTAAGATCTTACGGTATCTGTcggtatattatcgctccgtctgtcaGGTACTTTAGAGATTGTGACTGTGTCATCAAGACCTTGTGCTTAAAATTACCCATTTCTTATGCCAAGTATACTTAACCAACAACACTACCGGAAATGACTGTACTTATTTATCCTGGCAACATCAATTTTTGTTCAGAAATTATAATTaaagacaagaagaaaaaaaaaattaataatgtaatataattttatattttttatataaatgccTTATTGCGAAGCTGGCTGTCTAGTTGAATTAACTATTCTGTGTATTTTGGCTAGTTCGCAACATGTTTGCAATAACTGTACACTGTACATGGCAACAtatgatttatttttgtttgctaTTTCCAGCTATTTCATTGTTGTCATTGTCAACCTCTCAACAAATATTGTCAATGTCAGAAATTCAGAATAGATGGTTCTGTCTGTTTGACACTTCTGGCAGAACCCAAACTCACGGGAGTAAACCCGGCTAGCTAGGAATACTGTGCCAAATTGggaaatattctttattctagTCAACTAATCAAGGCCATGACCCCCAATTTGTCTGCAAAATAAGGCGGCGCCAAAGTGAATTAGAGAAGACAAGGCGTGATCCCTGGAAGTTGGAGATCATTATTTTTGGATCACAATATCGAGGTATTGTATTATGTTAATCCAAATAACTATCATCAGTGATTTAGGCGTTGCCGAATTTACTCATATTCTTGCTCTAAAATGGGTTTTACTCTAGATTTCGCACCTACTGTAATTTGGCGTAGTATTGAATACAGTGCTTTTTAACCCTTTAGTTTTGAAGTTTTGACCACCATGGACACGAAAACGCCAGTTTGATTACGGTGTCAGTTTATATTCACCAACGCTGagaataacattttataatgtTGGTGGCTTGTGCATTGTGTCTGGGGGACCCATTTTGAGGTacgggcacagaataaataatagtactaccgtacagaaaggaaactttctacaaaaccgaagtttgacagcggttcagggtcgaatcaagatgtccctttctaatatatggcattaTCCCTTTCTGCTATTTAGGGTTTatcaaaattcaggtcattatcttatctgtggtagtgcacgcaaagggacgtcaagttgtgccaaccctaataattgctcggacaAATGCTGATCCGAACGGAGCCAAGTTTGCTCAAAGCTAgaagtttcgcacccctggtatGGGGCCTGGCCAGTTTGTCAATGTCATGAAATATTGGAGAAATGAATCACATTCTTGATACAAGCTGAAACTACATTGGAGGTGCTGAAAATATGTTGTGACTTAAGTTCCAGAGGGTTAGCGTGGGGTTAAATAACTACCAATAATCACTCCTTTCATTTGTAGTTCTGGGGTGTCTTTAATATTTCTGTGTGGTTATGACATTATTCCTTTATGACCTCTAGCCTCCCAGAtgcctataaaaaggtctctCATTCCATTCTATTTTgaatctttgttttgacaaatcaaaattgcatttgtcttggcaagtaTTGTTGTGTGGGCGGCTAGAGCAGGGTCCGGCAAACTTTTGAAGACATGAGCCAACTGCAGTAGAAATCATCaatacaaatgtcaaatatGATTTTACTCTAAGTCCTATTTTAAATGTTCACCTTTGGGTGTCTTTAAAAAGACACATTTGATTTcagatttcatttatttgcacacatggacaacatattaagtatttacacCATTTTTTGTGAACATGTACCCTGGAAGGGTGTAGCAACATAAGTACTTAAtgctaaaaactacaaaataaacttaaaactaaaataaattaacttacaataaaataaattattttaacattactATTTATAAGTACATTATGCTTTGTATTACTAGGGCCACTTATCATTCAAGAACTCTGTTAAATGGTAATATTTGACTCGTCAGCCGTGGTTTGCCGACACTTGGGCTAGAGGATATGCctgtttattatgtatttacagcccttttagtatttagttttagCTGAATAATAGAAGATGACTGTTGTATTGGGTAGCAAACAAAgatgtataaattaatttttaacaagcagaaaggtctgcgaacgatgctattattAGGGACCCATATAGTgtgaagatttgctgactatggatgaggtcttggttgctcagttggcagagcgctggagtatcgatccagaggctgtgagttcaagtctcacccaaggcagtcatttttccacttttaattttaaaagatgTATAAATTGCATACAATTAGAAGGAAAATGCTGGCTGCTACAGCACACCCAATTATTCTATAAAAGTAATGttgtaaagaaaaaatagttatttgtgcaacaagagaggaaagttggtttttcttgcgagtgtttattttgtgacccgagaaagcgaaagattctataattgaatcatgagcgaagcgagtgattttaagttagaatcttgagcgtagcgaggacttctactggaccaattaagttgaaatttcatgtaacgtaaacaaataaattttaaacatgggggccacttttgggggttaagtgagaaaattaaaaaataaagtttttctaactatattgtattatatgtatatcaaatgaaagagctcattgtgagaatctcaatacatttgttttataattttaagataataagtttaaaagttattcaagaaaataggcaaaaaatgaccattccaccccccctttatctccaaaactactcggtcaaaatttgaaaaaaatacacaaaatagacctTTACCTGTAgatcacagtaaaaaaaatatttttgatcgGACCCCTACTGGTTTTTTAAAgtcatttcacataaaaaatacattgtttaaatgaatcgaataaaataaaaaatgttacatgtttaaattgtgtaatgtacggaacccttggaacgcgagtccgactcgcacttggccggtttttatgtatACAATTCGACATGAACACTTTCAATGTCAATGCACATGCGTATTCAAGCGATAGAGAGTCTGATAATGAAATTTCGAGTATCGCGGTAATCAAAAGTTACGAACCGAGGGttccctctctctctctcccttTTAACCCTTTATAAGTGTTCAGGAATTCTGCAAAATTGTACCCTATCGCtttaaaacaaagttaaaaattAGGTGGGGAATATATTTCCTCTGCCTTACAAGGGGGCGtccaaatattacgtaacgcaattttcgaagatttttgaccccccctcccccccgtgTAACGCGCCGTAACGTTTTCCTGTATCctcctgtgtcgatagatggcagtgaatttactgtggctacataatttactatgacagtaccgtcaGTAGTCAGTACCGCTccatcctattatatcctctttgtttagactcagaatcacgagtactattgaatgagacaaagaaaaaaagtgtccccagtttttcatacatattttgagtgtcagttttgtaacggtccatacaaaatgtacctatatgaaaatgctttacaaaactgtaattttttggggacatattttgagggttccttacccaaagggtaaaaaccggaccTTAGACTATtcctaagactccactgtccgtctgtctgtcaccaggctgtatctcatgaaccctgatagctatagacagttgaaaattgtcctcttgattctgagtagaaacaaagatagatataactccgtaatagatggatacagtctaaggaaaaaacgtgcctcgaaaatcaagaaaatttgattctcgttcagtgggcgctactagctttggcctgctgtcgtatagatggcgttgacagtttcgtttgttatttaacaattttaacgcatatcagtgaaagaacatgggtcaaaatcataaaaataattaatgcaaataaaaaaaaacatttatccatatttaaatacattttatcgtatttttataaatcttcatttttagttttaaagtgtgtcgacagatggcagtgaatttactggggttacaaaatttactatgacagtaccgctctagtataagttactctatggtagaaataacccaagttgatggaaaaaagtaaatggtacacttttaagtgaaaatgccgaACTAACAAACCACCGAACTAGTTAGTGTAAAAAGatagaaacaaaacaaatgatGCATAGGTAGCTGTGCTGcatcaaattgcgtaaaaatataatatatctataatattaatatctgtaGAGAAAAATggggattacgtttgtatggtgaAGCGGTCACGCGACGTCGTCCCCTTTCTTCttaaatacaatacataaaatacatttaaccTAGTTCGTTTCGTAAATAGCTATTTGATAAATTTGTTGACAAAATAATATGCTACCCACTTCCAATGTGATATCCTGATATCGGACAGCTACCTCAATTGGTACTTGCCTTGCAGACAGACTAAACCAAACAATTATAGATATTACTAATCAATAATGCGGTGACTGATTGGGATATTTCACACATGAAATATTATCACAAAAAATAGGTAATGTATTTGCTCTATACCTACCCTTGAATAAATACTCATGTACCTAGCCATGTATCATGTACATGTACCACCCGTTTTCTTCAAGTTGGCAGTCGGCTACCGTTACAAGACGTTACATGATAATGTCACAGAtccaaattaatattatttactaatttctgggttctagcagaattaccagtgcttcgctcgaaagagcggagtgtataactgagccagaacccttttgttttgctgcaatgCACAGCAATTCtatggtttatttttttaagttttgatttttatcttaatgttgcttttttgtatctcctgtgtttcttctgttttaatatgtgtgtattgtggcaaacgaataaatggtttatctatcatctatctatctaatttaatttctaacaagcagaaacgtctgcgaacgatgctattaagcttagaataatcTTGTAACTCCGTTAGGCGGTAGctgtttaagaagtgtaacgctcttacggtagatgtcgctagggtcccttAGACAGATATGGTGGAAAGATTCgctggctatggatgaggtcttggtggctcagttggcgctggagtatcgacccagaggccgtgagttcaagtctcactcaaggcagtaatttttccacttttaaattgatTTCACCTCTGTTCTCACAACATCTATTGCTTCATTGCTTGTAGTTTATACGAGTATtcgagtaggtaggtatctgcccgtgacttcgtctacGTTGCCCCTCAAGTCGCCCGAACCCGCTGCCAAAAAGCCGCTTagcgctctcattttaaaacgatatgCTTAAATAAGATGAAAGTTTGCATGAACATTAACATCACGTCTGACATCATGTCTGAGGGCCTATACCGCGAAGCACGTtggacgtgttgcctccctgtcacactaaCGTACGAATtcacaagtgcgacagagaggcaacacgtcgaacgtggttcgcgg
This genomic window contains:
- the LOC134755883 gene encoding ras-related protein Rap-2c yields the protein MREFKVVVLGSGGVGKSALTVQFVSGCFMEKYDPTIEDFYRKEIEVDNSPCVLEILDTAGTEQFASMRDLYIKNGQGFVVVYSLTNHQTFQDIKPMKELITRVKGSERVPILLVGNKADLEHQREVAQPEGAALAQMWGCPFVEASAKSRTNVNEMFAEIVREMNVSPEKEKKTYCCCTVL